From the genome of Turicibacter faecis, one region includes:
- a CDS encoding MBOAT family O-acyltransferase — translation MVFSSLVFLFVFLPLTLLLYFSVPRRLRNTILLIVSLIFYAWGEPIYIILMLFSTVTDFVHGLLVERYRNQPKKAKLVVLSSITINLGLLVFFKYSTFLLTNINLLFHTNFYIPQMSLPIGISFYTFQTMSYTIDVFRQEAKAKKNMIDLGAYVTMFPQLIAGPIVRYQTIANQLDHRVESEDLFAKGIWRFTIGLGKKVLLANNIGLLWNQIQLTEMSDLSIVMAWLGLVAFGFQIYFDFSGYSDMAIGLGYLFGFELLENFNYPYISQSITEFWRRWHISLGSWFRDYVYIPLGGNRKGKKRMYLNLFIVWMLTGLWHGASWNFVLWGLYFGILIIIEKAFLLFWLSRAPRWMRHVYTIILLLIGWGLFAFEDFHQLINYFTVLFGLRNATWVNQETLYYLSQNIILFVLLTIASTPMIRLIGQKLFNSPYGSVIKAFIVPMICLLILIASTAYLVDSSYNPFLYFRF, via the coding sequence ATGGTTTTTAGTAGTTTAGTTTTTCTATTTGTTTTTTTACCCCTTACGCTACTTCTCTACTTCAGTGTGCCTCGAAGGTTAAGAAATACTATTTTATTAATCGTGAGTCTTATTTTTTATGCCTGGGGAGAGCCAATTTATATTATTTTAATGCTTTTCTCTACGGTGACAGACTTTGTACACGGCCTATTAGTAGAGAGGTACAGGAATCAACCTAAAAAAGCTAAGCTTGTGGTGTTGTCTTCGATTACTATTAATTTAGGGTTATTAGTGTTTTTTAAATATTCTACGTTCTTATTAACTAATATTAACTTATTATTTCACACAAATTTTTATATTCCCCAAATGTCCTTACCGATAGGAATTTCCTTTTATACCTTTCAAACGATGTCCTATACGATTGATGTGTTCAGACAGGAAGCTAAGGCAAAGAAAAATATGATTGATTTAGGAGCCTATGTCACCATGTTTCCACAGCTTATCGCGGGACCAATCGTTCGATATCAAACGATTGCAAATCAGTTAGATCATCGAGTAGAGAGTGAAGATCTCTTTGCCAAAGGAATTTGGCGTTTTACCATTGGGTTAGGTAAAAAGGTGTTATTGGCTAATAATATAGGATTACTATGGAATCAAATACAATTAACAGAGATGAGTGATTTATCAATTGTAATGGCATGGCTTGGATTAGTGGCTTTTGGATTTCAAATTTACTTTGATTTCAGTGGATATTCTGATATGGCTATTGGTCTTGGCTACTTATTTGGATTCGAATTATTAGAAAACTTTAATTATCCCTACATCTCACAAAGTATTACCGAGTTTTGGCGACGATGGCATATTTCGTTAGGATCATGGTTTAGAGACTATGTGTATATTCCATTAGGCGGAAATCGTAAGGGTAAAAAAAGAATGTATTTGAATTTGTTTATTGTTTGGATGTTAACGGGATTGTGGCATGGGGCAAGTTGGAATTTTGTGTTATGGGGCTTATACTTTGGAATCTTAATCATCATAGAAAAGGCCTTTTTGCTCTTTTGGTTATCACGTGCTCCTCGCTGGATGCGGCATGTCTATACAATTATTTTATTACTGATTGGATGGGGACTTTTTGCGTTTGAGGACTTTCATCAATTAATCAATTATTTTACGGTGCTTTTTGGATTAAGGAACGCGACATGGGTTAACCAGGAAACACTCTATTATTTAAGCCAAAATATCATTCTTTTCGTTCTCTTAACGATCGCTTCTACTCCTATGATTCGTCTAATTGGGCAAAAACTATTTAATAGCCCATATGGTTCAGTAATTAAAGCATTCATCGTTCCTATGATTTGTTTATTGATTTTAATTGCCTCAACGGCCTATTTAGTCGACTCATCTTATAATCCATTTTTATATTTTAGGTTTTAA
- a CDS encoding DUF4358 domain-containing protein produces the protein MKNLKLMLVALLMIVLTVGCSKDKQETPSSGEVSPKEVINQIQAELAKAYDVSLEDGVLPGYALIDMTNQDEMAMYEGIFNPEDIKSGYILQNLMNVRSELIMVAEGKDAKATESIKSSYEKVLSNQEATWSTYLPDQYELVKNNKIKTKGNYILYVTSEESEKIIKLFEKAVK, from the coding sequence ATGAAAAACTTAAAGTTAATGTTAGTGGCCTTATTAATGATTGTATTAACTGTCGGATGTAGTAAGGACAAACAAGAAACACCTTCTTCGGGTGAAGTATCGCCTAAGGAAGTTATTAATCAAATCCAAGCCGAACTTGCAAAAGCATACGATGTAAGTTTAGAAGATGGGGTTTTACCAGGATATGCGTTAATCGATATGACAAATCAAGATGAAATGGCGATGTATGAAGGAATTTTTAATCCAGAAGATATTAAGTCAGGATATATTTTACAAAACTTAATGAATGTTAGATCAGAATTAATTATGGTTGCTGAAGGAAAAGATGCGAAAGCGACAGAAAGTATTAAATCATCTTATGAAAAAGTTTTATCAAATCAAGAAGCTACATGGTCAACTTATTTACCTGATCAATATGAATTGGTAAAAAACAATAAAATAAAAACAAAAGGAAATTATATTTTATATGTAACAAGTGAAGAGTCTGAAAAAATTATTAAACTTTTTGAAAAGGCTGTTAAATAA
- a CDS encoding ABC transporter permease: protein MKKDSKGSAGYLSYLKNIKKEARHILWIQLLSCLIFLILWEVAATIGWIDDFFVSKPSAIWFLLIKYIETGEIFRHIGISLFETLIGLVIGTIGGLFIAICLWWSDKLAKIFDPFLVVLNALPKTALAPILIVWVGASMKGIIVIAVITSITVTIMSAYNYFVTVDPDKIKLMQSFGANKWQILTKLILPANGINMINLLKINIGMTWVGVIVGEFIASKAGIGYLIVYGGQVFKLNVVMMGVFVLSILTLIMYQGVNLLETYLRKKQSTKK, encoded by the coding sequence ATGAAAAAAGACAGTAAAGGCTCAGCTGGTTACCTTAGCTATTTAAAAAATATCAAAAAAGAGGCCCGGCATATTTTATGGATTCAACTTTTATCGTGTCTCATTTTCTTAATTCTTTGGGAAGTTGCAGCCACGATTGGATGGATTGATGACTTCTTTGTGAGTAAACCTTCTGCCATTTGGTTCTTATTAATTAAATATATTGAAACGGGAGAAATATTTAGACATATTGGAATTTCCCTCTTTGAAACCTTAATTGGTTTAGTCATCGGAACAATTGGGGGGTTATTTATTGCGATTTGTTTATGGTGGTCAGATAAACTCGCTAAAATCTTTGACCCTTTCCTCGTTGTCCTAAATGCGCTTCCTAAAACAGCACTTGCCCCTATTTTAATTGTTTGGGTCGGCGCTAGCATGAAAGGAATTATTGTCATTGCTGTGATTACCTCAATTACCGTCACGATTATGTCTGCTTATAATTATTTCGTAACGGTGGATCCCGATAAAATCAAGCTCATGCAAAGTTTCGGGGCAAATAAATGGCAAATTCTCACCAAACTCATTTTACCCGCTAACGGAATTAATATGATTAATCTTTTAAAAATTAATATCGGTATGACCTGGGTCGGTGTCATCGTCGGAGAATTCATCGCCTCTAAAGCGGGAATTGGATATCTTATCGTTTACGGGGGACAAGTTTTCAAATTAAATGTTGTCATGATGGGCGTCTTCGTTCTATCCATCCTTACCCTTATTATGTATCAAGGGGTCAACCTTCTTGAAACCTATTTAAGAAAAAAACAAAGTACAAAAAAATAA
- a CDS encoding ABC transporter ATP-binding protein, with translation MSNILDVNHIYKDFYSLDEERQILKDINFSVKEGEILVLLGPSGCGKSTILNIIAGLLEPTAGSIDTHGKKIGYMFQKDQLFEWRTIMKNITLGLEIQHKLDDKTKVEIQRLLQIYDLWEFRNNFPRELSGGMKQRAALIRTLALNPDILLLDESFSGLDFQTRLTVTDDIYKIIKKENKTAILVTHDISEAISLADTVAVLSHRPTTIQSVHQIHLTLDGEKTPFNARTAPEFQHYFDLFWKELQNDEKRQ, from the coding sequence ATGTCAAACATACTCGATGTGAATCATATCTACAAAGATTTCTACTCCTTAGATGAAGAACGTCAAATTCTCAAAGATATCAACTTTTCTGTAAAGGAAGGCGAAATTTTAGTGTTACTCGGGCCTTCAGGATGCGGAAAATCAACTATCTTAAATATAATTGCCGGACTTTTAGAACCTACTGCAGGATCTATCGATACCCACGGAAAAAAAATTGGCTATATGTTTCAAAAAGATCAACTTTTTGAGTGGCGAACCATTATGAAAAATATTACACTTGGTCTGGAAATTCAACATAAGCTAGATGATAAAACGAAAGTAGAAATACAAAGGCTATTACAAATTTATGATTTATGGGAATTCAGAAATAATTTTCCACGGGAACTTTCAGGGGGAATGAAACAACGTGCCGCTCTAATTCGAACGCTTGCCCTCAATCCTGATATCCTATTGTTAGATGAATCTTTCTCAGGGCTTGATTTTCAAACGAGACTAACCGTTACAGACGATATCTATAAAATCATTAAGAAAGAAAATAAAACTGCTATTCTTGTTACCCACGACATTTCAGAAGCTATTTCACTCGCTGATACTGTTGCTGTTTTGAGTCACCGTCCAACAACTATTCAGAGTGTTCACCAAATTCACTTAACATTAGATGGTGAAAAAACGCCATTCAATGCACGAACGGCTCCCGAATTCCAACATTACTTCGATTTATTCTGGAAGGAGTTGCAAAATGATGAAAAAAGACAGTAA
- the smpB gene encoding SsrA-binding protein SmpB, whose translation MPKGVGSTIAQNKKAGHDYFIEDTFEAGLVLQGTEIKSIRAGKVNLRDSFVRIDRNEAFVHNMHISHYEQGNRFNHDPLRTRKLLLHKKEIDRLIGVQKMGGYSLIPLKLYIKDGYAKLLFGVAKGKKNYDKRQDLKAKDANRQIEKALRDRQKY comes from the coding sequence ATGCCAAAAGGCGTGGGATCAACAATAGCACAGAATAAAAAAGCGGGGCATGATTATTTTATTGAAGATACGTTTGAAGCGGGACTTGTACTACAAGGGACAGAAATTAAATCTATCCGTGCTGGAAAGGTTAATTTACGGGATTCATTTGTTAGGATCGATCGTAATGAGGCATTTGTTCACAACATGCATATTTCGCATTATGAGCAAGGTAATCGTTTTAATCATGATCCGTTACGTACCCGAAAGTTATTGTTACATAAAAAGGAAATTGATCGTTTAATTGGCGTTCAAAAAATGGGAGGATACTCATTAATTCCTTTAAAGTTATATATCAAGGATGGCTATGCTAAATTATTGTTTGGAGTTGCTAAAGGTAAGAAAAATTATGATAAACGTCAAGACCTTAAAGCAAAGGACGCTAATCGTCAAATCGAAAAGGCCTTACGTGATCGACAAAAGTATTAA
- a CDS encoding ABC transporter substrate-binding protein: MKNFKCFLSFFILLFVFTGLLAGCQKDTSSLTKIKVAEVTHSVFYAPSYVAMSEGFFEEEGLEVELTNAGGADKAMAALISGEVQVGFMGPEATIYVYNEGGKDIPINFAQLTQRDGSFLVSKNPNPNFTFDSLKGSEIIGGRKGGVPEMTLEYVLKSKGLDARPDDKNAEVNVRTDIAFDAMAGAFTGLDADYVTLFEPLATSMENEGKGYIVASIGEQVDNIPYTCYSTTASYMNENGDQIQAFTNAIYKAQQWVASHSSEEIATSIHGFFSEMEYDDLVTVVNRYKSIDAWAETPILKEESLNNLMTVMEEAGQLDQRAPYDVIVDTSYAEHAVESIK, from the coding sequence ATGAAAAATTTCAAATGTTTTCTATCGTTCTTTATATTATTATTTGTATTTACAGGTCTCTTAGCCGGTTGTCAAAAGGATACAAGTTCATTAACAAAAATTAAGGTAGCAGAAGTAACTCACTCTGTCTTTTATGCCCCTAGTTATGTAGCCATGAGCGAAGGATTTTTCGAGGAAGAAGGCTTAGAGGTAGAATTAACAAATGCTGGTGGAGCTGACAAAGCAATGGCAGCCCTCATTTCTGGTGAAGTTCAGGTTGGGTTTATGGGACCTGAAGCAACCATCTATGTTTATAACGAAGGTGGAAAGGATATTCCAATCAACTTTGCTCAATTAACACAACGCGATGGAAGTTTCTTAGTATCTAAAAATCCTAATCCTAATTTTACATTCGATAGTCTAAAAGGATCTGAAATCATTGGTGGACGTAAAGGTGGCGTTCCTGAAATGACGCTTGAATATGTCCTTAAATCAAAAGGTTTAGATGCACGCCCTGATGATAAAAATGCAGAAGTCAATGTCCGAACAGATATTGCCTTTGATGCAATGGCAGGCGCATTTACTGGACTAGATGCGGATTATGTAACCTTATTTGAACCTTTAGCAACTTCTATGGAAAATGAAGGGAAAGGTTATATTGTAGCTTCTATTGGGGAACAAGTGGATAACATCCCTTACACTTGCTACAGTACGACAGCTTCTTATATGAACGAAAATGGTGATCAAATCCAGGCCTTTACAAATGCCATCTACAAAGCGCAACAATGGGTCGCTTCACACAGTAGTGAAGAAATCGCAACCTCAATCCATGGATTCTTTAGCGAAATGGAGTATGACGATTTAGTCACTGTTGTTAATCGATATAAATCAATTGATGCATGGGCAGAAACCCCTATTTTAAAAGAGGAAAGTCTAAATAACCTCATGACAGTCATGGAGGAAGCTGGACAACTTGATCAACGTGCACCTTACGATGTTATCGTGGATACAAGTTATGCTGAACATGCAGTTGAATCTATAAAATAA
- a CDS encoding carbohydrate ABC transporter permease — translation MESNTKKITSVWAKVLIYAALILGALVMLFPFIFMLLTSLKTYGESISVPPKIFPAVAQFENYKTAMEMAPFDIYFKNTLISSVGNTILTLFVTIFAAFSFTRYKFFGSNTIFTLLLATMMVPGEMLIIQNYQTVSTLGWIDTFQGLIIPYIANVFYIFLLRQYFMQIPEQLYKAAKIDGCSDWKYLWKIMIPNTISAIVTIAILNFIASWNAFLWPLLITNNDKMRVLTIGLTHFTNESGSQVHLQMAAATIIIIPVAIIYLFLQKYIISGVTRGGLKG, via the coding sequence GTGGAAAGTAATACAAAAAAAATTACGTCAGTTTGGGCCAAAGTACTCATTTATGCAGCGCTCATTTTAGGGGCATTGGTGATGCTTTTCCCATTTATTTTCATGCTTTTAACATCATTAAAAACATATGGTGAGTCAATCTCTGTGCCACCTAAAATTTTTCCAGCGGTGGCACAATTCGAAAATTATAAAACGGCAATGGAAATGGCTCCTTTCGATATTTATTTTAAAAATACGTTAATTTCTTCAGTTGGAAATACTATTTTAACGTTATTTGTAACGATTTTCGCGGCTTTTTCATTTACACGCTATAAATTTTTCGGAAGTAATACTATTTTTACGCTTTTATTAGCGACGATGATGGTTCCAGGTGAAATGTTAATTATTCAAAATTATCAAACGGTTTCAACGTTGGGTTGGATTGATACATTTCAAGGGTTAATTATTCCTTATATTGCAAATGTTTTTTATATTTTCTTATTAAGACAATATTTCATGCAAATACCGGAACAATTATATAAGGCAGCAAAAATTGATGGATGTAGTGATTGGAAATACTTATGGAAAATCATGATTCCTAATACGATTAGTGCGATCGTAACGATTGCTATCTTAAATTTCATTGCAAGTTGGAATGCCTTCTTATGGCCATTATTAATTACAAATAATGATAAAATGCGTGTTTTAACGATTGGGTTAACACATTTTACAAATGAATCGGGTTCACAAGTTCATTTGCAAATGGCAGCAGCAACAATTATTATTATTCCAGTTGCAATCATTTACTTATTCTTACAAAAATATATTATTAGCGGAGTGACTCGTGGAGGATTAAAAGGGTAG
- a CDS encoding carbohydrate ABC transporter permease, with amino-acid sequence MKNKTNLSNATKTTIKQNFLGYLYLLPTLIITLIFVVYPLVMSFRMGFYERYNYYTDEGSGFGLSTFQFVLTDANFQKALMNTFLIVVIAVPVSMIIALAIALLLNSGIKASKFFQAIYFLPYVTSVIAIGIVWSWLFHSDFGYINQFLGLFGVQPIQWLNDPKMAIWALIIFNIWSGLAFKIVIFLSGLQNIDPQYYKAAQIDGTPKWKVFTRITLPLLSPTVFFLTITSVIGSFKVYNEVFALFGGKPGPANSCMTVVYYIYDMFYGSSQVHKAAAASIILFVIILIITGIQMLLSKKLVHYK; translated from the coding sequence ATGAAAAATAAAACCAATCTCTCAAATGCGACTAAAACTACGATTAAACAAAACTTTTTAGGTTATTTATATTTATTACCAACCCTCATCATCACACTGATCTTTGTTGTGTATCCATTAGTAATGTCATTTCGTATGGGATTTTACGAAAGATATAATTACTATACTGACGAAGGAAGTGGATTTGGATTATCAACATTTCAGTTTGTTTTAACAGACGCTAATTTTCAAAAAGCGTTAATGAATACTTTTTTAATTGTTGTTATCGCAGTACCTGTTTCGATGATTATTGCGTTGGCCATTGCTTTACTTTTAAATTCAGGAATTAAGGCGAGTAAGTTTTTTCAAGCAATTTATTTCTTACCTTATGTAACGTCTGTTATTGCAATCGGAATCGTTTGGAGTTGGTTATTCCATAGTGATTTTGGATACATTAATCAATTTTTAGGGTTATTCGGAGTACAGCCGATTCAATGGTTAAACGATCCGAAGATGGCCATTTGGGCCCTTATTATCTTTAATATTTGGAGTGGATTAGCATTTAAAATTGTTATCTTCTTATCAGGATTGCAAAATATCGATCCCCAATATTATAAAGCGGCGCAGATAGATGGAACACCTAAATGGAAGGTTTTCACACGTATTACGTTGCCACTTTTATCACCGACTGTGTTTTTCTTAACAATTACGTCTGTTATCGGAAGTTTTAAAGTCTATAATGAGGTATTCGCCTTATTTGGTGGTAAACCTGGCCCAGCTAATAGCTGTATGACTGTCGTATATTACATTTATGATATGTTTTATGGATCTTCTCAAGTACATAAAGCAGCAGCGGCATCAATTATCTTATTTGTAATTATCTTGATTATTACAGGTATTCAAATGTTGTTAAGTAAAAAATTAGTTCACTATAAATAA
- a CDS encoding ABC transporter ATP-binding protein, with protein MEVRLEGITKSFGDFTAVNNLNVTIDDGTLAGLLGPSGCGKSTTLYMIAGLEKPTSGRIYFGDEDVTDLPPEKRGIGLVFQNYALYPHMTVRQNIMFPLENAKVPKAEALKTAQEMADLVQIGHLMDRKPGELSGGQQQRVAIARAIAKKPRVLLLDEPLSNLDARLRLETREEIRRIQQETGITTIFVTHDQEEAMSITDTIVLMKDGVLQQKEAPQEMYRKPANQFVASFMGTPPMGFLTGKVENHKIMIGSSVLSEMEAADGEVIIGVRPESWRLSEHEGMDATVTMVEVIGRDTLMTVEVEGQKIRCLIDSDYEVKVSDKVKLAVKPQAIHLFDKTSGHRLG; from the coding sequence ATGGAAGTAAGATTAGAGGGCATTACAAAGAGCTTTGGCGATTTTACCGCAGTTAACAACTTGAATGTCACAATTGACGATGGAACATTAGCAGGACTTTTAGGCCCATCGGGTTGTGGGAAATCGACAACACTGTACATGATTGCAGGATTAGAAAAACCAACAAGTGGACGTATTTATTTTGGTGATGAAGATGTAACGGATTTACCACCAGAAAAACGTGGAATTGGACTGGTATTCCAAAACTACGCATTATATCCACATATGACAGTCCGTCAAAACATTATGTTTCCTTTAGAAAATGCTAAAGTTCCTAAAGCGGAAGCATTAAAGACTGCCCAAGAAATGGCTGATTTAGTTCAAATTGGTCACCTTATGGATAGAAAGCCGGGAGAATTATCAGGAGGACAGCAACAACGTGTGGCAATTGCTCGTGCTATTGCTAAAAAACCACGCGTATTGTTATTAGACGAACCATTATCAAATCTTGATGCTCGCTTACGTTTAGAGACGCGAGAAGAAATTCGCCGTATCCAACAAGAAACGGGTATTACTACTATTTTCGTAACTCATGATCAAGAAGAAGCTATGAGTATTACGGATACAATCGTTTTAATGAAGGACGGGGTATTACAACAAAAAGAGGCGCCTCAAGAGATGTACCGTAAACCAGCTAATCAGTTCGTCGCTTCATTTATGGGAACGCCACCGATGGGATTTTTAACAGGTAAAGTTGAAAATCATAAAATTATGATTGGTTCATCTGTTTTAAGTGAAATGGAGGCTGCAGATGGTGAAGTAATCATTGGGGTGCGCCCAGAATCATGGCGTTTATCAGAGCATGAAGGAATGGATGCGACGGTAACGATGGTAGAGGTTATTGGACGTGATACTTTAATGACAGTTGAAGTTGAAGGACAAAAAATTCGTTGCTTAATTGATTCAGATTATGAAGTGAAAGTTTCAGATAAAGTTAAACTGGCTGTAAAACCACAAGCCATTCATTTATTTGATAAAACTTCAGGTCATCGTTTAGGGTAG
- a CDS encoding CapA family protein, translated as MKKLKSINWRNVILFLFVMVGLLVLAQSFVLPDMVGWDVERVKHYESGNDITIDYRSVYSDTVAYGTVTEQEKCGKEQKCDVILTFSKGKDVSSQSEEEVKAYIDELIASQLIDSKQVVYNEPEYSNEVNQGYPISYDAEPYEEKIRITFSKGPEIHVYEASMVGIGDILLHDTVYNDFRVEGEAFDFAPLFEHVKPYIDPADFAFVNQETNIGGVEIGLSSYPNFNSPYEIARDLINIGFNMFSRANNHTLDKGEDGVLAAQKHWETFEGIITSGSTDSAEKREQIPVIEQNGIKVALLSYSYGFNGHRLPEDKPYLANEFDYEIARSDIEKAKSVADSIVVSMHWGVEYSNIPSEMQKEQAQWLADQGVHIILGTHPHVLQPVDLLTGQHGNKTLVAYSLGNFVSGQKGLDRLVGAILKFNIKKTTIGNVTTIEIEHPQLMPTYNYAKQAGQEYDVIPLIDSDQAEYFETVRALMETYSSTVEVVEYITYDKVEQ; from the coding sequence ATGAAGAAATTGAAATCAATTAATTGGCGTAATGTTATCTTATTTTTATTCGTCATGGTTGGTTTATTAGTATTAGCCCAATCGTTCGTCTTACCAGACATGGTTGGTTGGGATGTTGAACGTGTGAAACACTATGAATCGGGTAATGATATAACGATTGATTACCGCTCTGTTTATTCGGATACAGTTGCCTATGGGACTGTTACCGAACAAGAAAAGTGCGGTAAAGAACAAAAATGCGATGTCATTTTAACCTTTTCTAAAGGAAAAGATGTGTCGAGTCAGTCTGAGGAAGAGGTTAAAGCATATATAGATGAGTTAATCGCTAGTCAATTGATTGATTCTAAACAAGTTGTATATAATGAACCAGAATACTCAAATGAGGTAAATCAGGGGTATCCTATTAGTTATGATGCCGAACCTTATGAAGAAAAAATTAGAATTACCTTTTCTAAGGGACCTGAGATTCATGTTTATGAGGCAAGCATGGTAGGTATTGGTGATATTTTGTTACATGACACGGTTTATAATGATTTCCGTGTAGAAGGAGAGGCATTTGACTTTGCGCCACTTTTTGAACATGTCAAACCTTATATTGATCCAGCTGATTTTGCCTTTGTTAATCAAGAAACAAACATTGGTGGGGTTGAGATTGGTCTATCGAGTTATCCTAATTTTAATAGCCCTTATGAAATTGCAAGGGATTTAATTAATATTGGATTTAATATGTTTTCACGTGCAAATAACCATACGTTAGATAAAGGTGAAGACGGAGTTTTAGCAGCTCAAAAACACTGGGAAACCTTTGAAGGAATTATTACGTCTGGATCGACGGATTCTGCAGAAAAAAGAGAACAGATTCCTGTTATTGAACAAAATGGAATTAAAGTTGCTTTATTATCTTATTCCTATGGGTTTAATGGACATCGTCTACCAGAGGATAAACCATACTTGGCCAATGAATTTGATTATGAAATTGCACGTTCTGATATAGAAAAAGCGAAAAGTGTGGCCGATTCTATTGTCGTATCGATGCACTGGGGAGTTGAATATTCAAATATTCCGAGTGAGATGCAAAAAGAACAGGCTCAATGGTTAGCCGATCAAGGCGTTCATATTATTTTAGGGACTCATCCTCATGTTTTACAACCTGTGGATTTATTAACAGGGCAACACGGAAACAAGACATTGGTTGCTTATTCGCTTGGAAATTTTGTTTCTGGACAAAAAGGTTTAGATCGCTTAGTCGGTGCTATTTTAAAATTTAATATTAAAAAGACGACAATTGGAAATGTAACGACGATTGAGATTGAACACCCTCAGTTAATGCCAACTTATAATTATGCAAAACAAGCTGGACAAGAATACGATGTTATTCCATTGATTGATTCCGATCAGGCAGAGTACTTTGAGACAGTAAGGGCGTTAATGGAGACTTATTCATCAACAGTTGAAGTAGTAGAGTATATTACTTATGATAAGGTAGAGCAATAA
- a CDS encoding DHHW family protein gives MNKLTNRLISFTFLIFIFGFSLLNLLTPDREKSESENRLLQQFPHFSLDRLLSGDYTRDFDKYMTDQFVLKDHWVGLKSDFEQFVHKSENNGVYFGKDGYLLEKFSDKGEYFDINLQAINSFHNKMEQLNTTVMLVPTAVKIYEDKLPLFAPTYDQEKMLSQAQDELKVHLVDVMPILMEHKEEAIYYRTDHHWTTLGAFYAYQQLLKEWGINPYLDYHVETVTHNFYGTHYFKANDHRLKPDEIHVYYPNHPVDFSLTFPGTGESLDGLYNYDYLDQRDKYSLFINGNQALTVIKSNVENGQKLVMFKDSYAHNFVPFLAMHFEEIHLIDLRYFNLNPYDYIREHEFTQALFLYNLSSFGTDSTIKKLKAYH, from the coding sequence ATGAACAAATTAACGAACCGATTAATCAGTTTTACTTTTTTAATCTTTATTTTTGGATTTTCCCTCCTTAATTTATTGACGCCAGATCGCGAAAAGTCAGAATCAGAGAATCGATTGCTTCAGCAATTTCCGCACTTTTCTTTAGATCGTCTATTGTCAGGGGATTATACAAGGGATTTTGATAAATACATGACGGATCAATTTGTTTTAAAAGACCACTGGGTTGGTTTAAAATCGGATTTTGAACAATTCGTCCACAAAAGTGAGAATAATGGTGTGTACTTTGGAAAGGATGGTTATTTATTAGAAAAGTTTTCTGATAAAGGAGAGTATTTTGATATTAATTTACAGGCCATTAATTCTTTTCACAACAAAATGGAGCAACTAAATACAACGGTGATGCTTGTTCCAACAGCAGTTAAGATTTATGAGGATAAACTCCCTCTTTTTGCCCCAACATATGATCAGGAAAAAATGTTGTCCCAGGCGCAGGATGAATTGAAGGTTCACCTGGTCGATGTCATGCCTATTTTAATGGAGCATAAAGAAGAAGCTATTTATTATAGGACGGATCATCATTGGACCACGCTAGGTGCCTTTTATGCGTATCAACAATTGTTGAAAGAATGGGGAATTAATCCTTATTTGGATTATCACGTAGAGACTGTTACGCACAATTTTTATGGGACGCACTATTTTAAAGCAAATGATCATCGCTTAAAACCGGATGAGATTCATGTGTACTATCCGAATCACCCCGTTGACTTTTCACTAACTTTTCCGGGAACAGGGGAGTCATTAGATGGATTATATAATTATGATTATTTAGATCAGCGAGACAAATATTCTCTGTTTATCAACGGGAATCAAGCTTTGACGGTGATTAAGAGTAATGTTGAAAATGGTCAAAAATTAGTGATGTTTAAGGACTCTTATGCCCATAATTTTGTCCCATTTCTCGCCATGCATTTTGAGGAAATACATTTAATCGATTTACGCTATTTTAATTTAAATCCGTATGATTATATAAGAGAACATGAATTTACTCAGGCATTATTTTTATATAATTTATCGAGCTTTGGAACAGATTCTACGATTAAAAAGTTAAAGGCCTATCATTAA